A single Paraburkholderia sp. FT54 DNA region contains:
- a CDS encoding sensor histidine kinase, giving the protein MPNVQNMPDAGNPGATARLSDWMRNRSWAIAMTVAIVITVGGLVILETARQRIAAEYETALEARDVTVQLSTLASQLSRLSAQQSEFLLTKQDAAAHDFCATAAGIRQSEQQLNRFYRGGKADSAELASFTQILALIEARIGAGASALQRAAPHPLDLSACGGASEASPADASLVDSTLTLLRDNEERRAQHALAASRGDQRISTLCAAGLSALNIVLFILLFRNLGIQIDRQARVQRQLITQQEGLDQLVNERTRQLEALGWHLQAVSENEKTQLARELHDELGAILTASKMDVTWANRKLKDSEPDISEKLKRALANLDQGIALKRRIIEDMRPTVLANFGLVTALRTLADEAAQRNNWTLDLHLPADDIKLDEQTEIALFRVAQESLTNAAKYARASKVSIALQVGDGQVALHIADNGVGIMPADLKRTHTHGLLGMRQRVAAHGGRFDIRRGVPNGTDIHVEMPSVSTATPSIDLPPATPSRTSA; this is encoded by the coding sequence GTGCCAAATGTGCAGAACATGCCGGACGCGGGCAATCCCGGGGCCACCGCCCGGCTGAGCGACTGGATGCGCAATCGCAGTTGGGCGATCGCCATGACGGTGGCGATCGTCATTACCGTGGGCGGCCTCGTGATTCTCGAGACCGCGCGCCAGCGCATTGCCGCCGAGTACGAGACCGCGCTCGAAGCGCGCGACGTCACCGTGCAACTGAGCACGCTCGCGAGCCAGCTATCGCGCCTGAGCGCCCAGCAAAGCGAGTTTCTTCTGACGAAGCAGGACGCCGCCGCGCACGACTTCTGCGCGACCGCCGCGGGCATTCGCCAGAGCGAGCAGCAGCTGAACCGCTTCTACCGCGGCGGCAAGGCGGACAGTGCCGAACTCGCCAGCTTCACCCAGATTCTTGCGCTGATCGAGGCGCGTATCGGCGCGGGCGCGTCCGCGCTGCAACGCGCGGCGCCGCATCCGCTCGACCTGTCCGCCTGCGGCGGCGCGAGCGAGGCCAGTCCGGCCGACGCGTCGCTGGTGGACAGCACGCTCACGCTGCTGCGCGACAACGAGGAGCGCCGCGCGCAACACGCGCTCGCCGCGAGCCGTGGCGATCAACGCATCTCCACGCTGTGCGCGGCCGGTCTGTCGGCGCTGAACATCGTGCTGTTCATTCTGCTGTTTCGCAATCTCGGCATTCAGATCGATCGTCAGGCGCGCGTGCAGCGTCAATTGATCACGCAACAGGAAGGCCTCGACCAGCTCGTCAACGAACGCACCCGTCAGCTCGAAGCGCTCGGCTGGCACTTGCAGGCGGTCAGCGAAAACGAGAAGACCCAGCTCGCCCGCGAGCTGCACGACGAACTCGGCGCGATTCTGACCGCGAGCAAAATGGACGTGACGTGGGCCAACCGCAAGCTGAAGGACAGCGAGCCGGACATCTCCGAGAAACTCAAACGGGCGCTCGCCAATCTGGACCAGGGGATCGCGCTCAAGCGCCGCATCATCGAAGACATGCGGCCTACTGTGCTGGCGAACTTCGGGCTGGTCACCGCCTTGCGCACGCTCGCCGACGAAGCCGCGCAGCGCAACAACTGGACGCTCGACCTGCATCTGCCCGCCGACGACATCAAGCTCGACGAGCAGACGGAAATCGCGCTGTTCCGCGTCGCGCAGGAGTCGCTCACCAACGCCGCGAAGTACGCGCGAGCCTCGAAGGTATCGATCGCCTTGCAGGTCGGCGACGGCCAGGTGGCATTGCATATCGCCGATAACGGCGTGGGCATCATGCCGGCCGATCTGAAGCGCACGCACACGCACGGGCTGCTGGGCATGCGCCAGCGCGTCGCCGCGCACGGCGGGCGCTTCGATATCCGGCGCGGCGTGCCGAACGGCACTGACATCCACGTGGAGATGCCGAGCGTCAGCACCGCGACGCCGTCGATCGATCTGCCGCCGGCGACGCCTTCGCGAACGTCCGCGTAG
- a CDS encoding DUF1328 domain-containing protein: MLKWALFFAVIAVIAGLLGFTGVAAGAAAIAKFLFIVFVILCVVFLVLGFVVTKKIVD; encoded by the coding sequence ATGCTGAAATGGGCGTTGTTCTTCGCCGTCATCGCGGTGATCGCCGGCCTTCTCGGCTTTACCGGTGTCGCGGCAGGCGCGGCGGCGATCGCGAAGTTCCTGTTCATCGTGTTCGTGATTCTGTGTGTGGTGTTCCTCGTGCTGGGTTTCGTGGTGACGAAAAAGATCGTTGATTAG
- a CDS encoding DUF1328 domain-containing protein → MLHYAIVFFVIAIIAAVFGFTGIAAGAAEIAKILFYIFLVVFVVTLLLGVFRT, encoded by the coding sequence ATGCTTCACTATGCCATTGTCTTTTTCGTCATTGCGATCATCGCCGCCGTGTTCGGTTTTACCGGCATTGCGGCGGGCGCGGCCGAAATTGCAAAGATCCTGTTCTACATTTTCCTCGTCGTATTCGTGGTCACGCTGTTGCTCGGCGTATTCCGAACGTAG